Within the Acidipropionibacterium acidipropionici genome, the region TCCCGAAGCCCAGCCGCGGGGCCCCGGAGCACCGTCGGAGAGCACCGCCGCGGCTCTCGGGTCCTCGACCATCTCGGCGAGGACCGGCATCCGGAACTGCGCGGAGATCTCGCGGGCCGAATAGGGGCGGCCGGCCCCCACGGTCACCAGCCCGACGGTCGCAGTGGTGCGCGACGCCACCGTCTCGAGGATCTCGGCGTTGACCGCCAGCCCGGCCAATGGACGCAGCCCGCAGCGGGTCACCACGCCCACCGCACCGGCTCGGGCGCACAGCTCGGCAGGGGGGCCCTCGGGGCCCGCGCGGCCCAGGTCGACGATGACGTCGACGCCGGCGTCTCCCAGTTCGGCCAGGGATGCGGCGATCGCCGGCCAGATCATGGTGAACAGGGCCGGTTGGGCGGGGTGCCCGAATCCGGAGAGATAGCGTGCGGTGGGGCTGGGCCGCCCGTCGATCCCGGGCAGCGCGATCACCTGGCGCCAGAGGGCCGCGGTGAGGTCGGTCCCGGCACGGTGGGCGCCTGCGAGGTCGGCCAGGCCGGCGCCGGCGTCCGTCCCCGCGACGAGATATCCGGACTCCACGGCATGGGAGGGGTGGGGGTCAGCGTCGACGAGCAGGACGTCGCGGGGCCAGCAGAGCGCCAGCCCCAGGGCGGTGGTGGTGACGCCGGGGGCCCCCGAGGCGGAGGTGAGCAGGAGGATCGCCATCACGGCCCCCTGACGATCACGGCCACCCGGTCGCGGGAAGCGAGATCGGCCAGCCGTGGCGCCTGGTCGGCATTCACCTCGACGTCGAGCAGCCAGCTGGCGCGGTCCTCGGCGCGCACCGGCGCGCGGACGACGACGGCGTCGGTGCTGCGCGGGGCCTTCTCGGCGTCGCGCTGGGTGCCGGAGGCCTGCGTCTCGGACTTCTCGGCCACCTCGACCACGCTGATCCGGGTCCCGGCGGGCATCGGGGAGGTGGGCACCCGTCCGGCGGGCAGGCGCAGGCCCACCCGGGCGGTGCCGGGGGTGATGGGCAGGGCGCCGACGGATCCGGCGCCGAGCAGCGATCCGGCGGGCAGGTCGACCTTCGCGTGGCCGCCGATCAGACGGTCCAGTTCGGATGCCGGCAGTGTGGACACCCCTTCTGCCACCGAGATCGAGACGACCCCGACGTCGCCGGAGCGCAGCTGCTCGCCACGGGCGACGTCCCGGGCCATCACGAGCACCGACTGGGCACGGCTGGCCTGGGTCCAGGCGAAGGCCCCACCCAGGGCGCCCAGCACCGCGCAGAGCAGCCCGGCGACGATGAGCACCGGGGAGCGCCGGGTGCGCAGCCGGGGCGCGTCGGCCACGGTATCGGGCGCCCCGGAGGCCACGACGACGTCGTCGGAGGGTGCGCGCCGCGCCCGCGGCGTCCGCGCTGTCAACATGACGCTGTACTCAAGCAGACCTCAGCGAATCTCAGCAAGGGTTTGTGGGAGATCTGTGGATAACTCCCCGCCTGTGGATAACTCTGCGCTTCGCAGAGGGGTCGGCGAGCGCCCGCGCGAGCGAAGGACCGGCCCGCCTCGCAGACTGTCCTGACGCAGAGTTGCGAGACCGGGGTTCCGAAGGGGTCGTCCCCTTAGCCCCTATTAATCGAGATGCACAGAGCCCTCGACGGTCCAGGAGAGGCTGGCGTCGTCACTGCCGGAGTCGTCACTGACGACAACCTTCGCAGTCAGTTGCAGCTCCTCGGCGGTCTCGTAGGGGGCGTTCTGACCCACCATGAAGGAGGAGCCGGGTTCCAGAACATAGGGGGGACGCTGGGTTCCGGCCCTGAACGGGCTTGTCGGCGCCTTCTTCTGGGCCATCAGCTGTGGGGCGCGGACGCCGATGAGCCCCTGCTCCCACGGCCAGTCCGGGTACCTGGCGGTGATCGCGACGGTCCCGATGCCCAGGTTGATCGGGTCGGTGGAGATATTGGTGACGACGTAGCGCAGCACCACGAGACGGTCCCCCTTGGCGATCACCGGCGCCCCGTCGGTGGGATCGACCATCACCGACGCCGTGGGCGCCGGTGCGGTGGCCACCTGGTAGACGGTGATGCGGATCCGCTTGTCCCCGACGGCCCCCAGGCGACGGCCGTTGGTGGCGACCTGGGGCGCCCAGTCCGCCGTCGAGTAGCCCGCCGAGGAGGTGACGCTGGGGGTGGGGGTCGGCGTCGAGTGGCCCGACGGGCTCTGGCAGCCGGCCAGGACCAGGGCGGCGACAACCGCAAGCACGGCCGGGATGCGGCCGCCGCCTCGTCCTCGCTGGCTCATGTCTCCCCTGCCCGGCGCGGGTGTCTGTTCGATCCCGGACGCCCGAACCCGTCTGCTCGAGCACCCCCAGTCTTCCATCCGGACCGCCCGATCGCCCTCTTCGTCTCGACCTCACCAAGTGGACAGTGTTACCTTCGGGGCTTCGAAATCGGTCGGGCGAGCCAGTCCGACGCCGGCCACCGCGACCCGCACGAGACTCTCCCGGTCCCCCACCGAGGGGACAGAATCCACGGTTCTCGTCACCCGGAGCGATTCGGGCGGCTGACCAACGGGTGAGTTCGCGGGTGACTTCGGCGATTTTGCGGGATCGGGCTCGGAAGTGTCCGCCTCTTGTGCTTTCATGCTCCTGTCAACATCGAGCGGTGCGCGATTCGCGGTCGCGACACCGACGATGTGGACACCTGTTCACTCGCCATCAGACCATTTGGAGGGATCCGTGCCCCCGACCTCCCTGGGCGACTCCACGCCCATCACGCGCATCATCGGCGCCGCACTCGACCTCGCCTGGCTCGAGTCGGCCGGTCGCCCCCTCGACGCCGAGGAGCTGCGACTCCTGACCGTCTGTGACGACCTCTGGCATGTCCGGGCCGACGTCGCCCGCTCCGATCCGCACATCGCCCCGCAAGCCACCTGACCACCCGCCCACCCAGACCGGGGCCCGGTTCACAGCCGTGGGTCGCGCACCAGGGACATCGTCACCGAATCCCACCGCCTCCCCTGCCAGAGCCGGGCCCCCGGCACGCGCCCGCACTCGGAGAATCCGAGCCCGGTCGCGCAGCGCATCATCCTCTCGTTGCCGCTCCATGTGGTCATGGTGAGCACATGGGCGTCGGTCTCGCGGAAGGTCTGGCGCACCCAGCTGGACAGCGCACGGGTCCCGATCCCCTGACCCCACAGCTCGGGATCGAAGATGACGACGCCGAGCTCCCACCAGCCGCCGCCCGCCGGGGGCTCCTCGAAACGATTGACGAATCCGCACCGGTGCCCCTCGACGGTCACCAGGGCACGGTCCCCCGACTGCAGCCTGGGGCGCCAGTCCGCGCAGAACTCGTAGTAGTCCCTGCTGTCGACGTCGCCGAAATAGGGTCCGTCCCACTTTTTCCACGCCGCATCGGGCACCTCGACATTCCAGTGCCACAACCAGATGAGATCCTCCTCGACCAGGGGGATGACGTCGACCTGCTGACTCATGACTCTCCTCAACGACGTCGTCATCGGTTCCGACCGCCCCGCAGGTCGCCCCGGATCTCCGTCACCGCGTCGTACTTCCCACCGGCGGCCGCATCGGCGGCGGTCCGCAGCCCGGAGGGATCGCCCTCCCGCCGCGGGTCCGGAGGGAAGTCGACCAGCGCGGCCGCGGCCCGGTCGACGTCGACCCCGGCCTCCAGCGCCACGATCGCCACCCTCACCCGGCCGTCGGACCTGGTGAGAGCCTCGGCCGCAGATTCGGGGGAGGCGCCGGTGGCCTGCTCGACGATCCGCACCATCCGGTGGTGAAGCTTCTCATTGGTGGCGACGACGTCGACCATGAGGTTCGACCAGGTCTTGCCCAGACGCACCATCGCAGCCGTCGAGATGGCGTTGAGCACCATCTTCTGGGCGGTGCCGGACTTCATCCTGGTGGACCCGGTCACCGCCTCGGGGCCCGTGTCGGGCAGGATCGCGACGTCGGCGAGGCCCGCCAGCGGCGCCTGCGGATTTGTGGAGATGAGGGCCGTCGGCAGGCCACGTCGCCGCGCCTCGGTCAGGGCCCCGGCGACATAGGGCGTCCGGCCGCTGGCGGCGATCCCGATGACGACGTCGTGGGGGCCGGCCTGTGCCAGTTCGGCGGCACCGAGGGCCTCGGAGTCCTCGGCCCCCTCCACGGCGCGCACGAAGGCCTTCTCGCCGCCGGCCATGTGCCCGATCACCTGATCGGGCCGGATGCCGTAGGTCGGCAGCAGCTCCACGGCGTCGAGCACCCCCAGGCGTCCCGAGGTGCCGGCGCCGACGTAGTGGACCGTCCCGCTGGCCGCCAGGGCGGAGACGTAGAGATCGACCACCCGGGCGATCTGCCCGGTACACGCCTGGACGGCGGCCGCGACCCTGGCGTCCTCGCCGAGGATCTCGGTCACCACGCCCTCGGCATCGAGCTGATCGATGTCGAGGGTGCGTTCATTCCTGGTCTCCGTGGGCCAGCTGAGACGGGCCTGCGAGGGGGCCCGGGAAGTCGGTGTCACGCCAGTCTCCTCCTGCATGAACACATGGGCGGCATGCTGAACGTGCCGCCGACCGATGATTGAGATCCGCACCCGCATCTCTCCCGTGATCGAACAGGCGAGATACGCCGGGAGCCGGCGTATCGTCCCTGGTCATGACAGTGATGGGGATCGACCTGGGCGGCACCAGCACCCGCTCATTGCTGGTTGATACTACAGGCCGTCCGCTGGGCAGAGGGCAGGCAGGTGGGGCCAACCTCAGGTCGGCCGTGGGAGGGGTCGCCGCGGCGGCCCGGGCGGTGGCCGAGGCGGCCTCGCAGGCCGTGGAATCCGCCGACGGGAGGCGCCCCGAAATGATCGTCGTCGGCGCCTCGGGAGCGGGCGCGGCGCGCCACGACGAGGTGGCCGCCGCCATGAGTGAGGCCCTCGCACCGATCTGCCCGCGGATCCGGGTGGAGAACGACCTGGCGACCGCGTTCCGCTCGGTCAGCACCTCCCCAGACGGGTATCTGCTGCTGTCGGGCACCGGGGCGGTGGCGGCCCGGTTCGCCGGCGGGGCGGTGGCCGCGCGGGCCGACGGCCTCGGCTGGATTCTGGGGGACGTCGGCTCGGGCCTGTGGATCGGGTGGCAGGGGCTGCGCGCGGCGGCGGCGCATCTGGACGGGCGCGGGCCGTCCACAGTCCTCTCGGAGAGGCTGGTCCGGGCCCTCGAGGTGGAGGCCGTCACCGGGGATCCGGCCCAGGATCTGGTGCGCCGTGTCGATGACCTCGTCCCGGCCCGGATGGCGGCCCTGGCTCCCCTGGTGCTCGACGCGGCACGGGCCGATGCGGTGAGCCTCGACGAGGTGAGCGCGGGCATCTGCCGCGAGGCGGCGTCCGGCCTGGTCACCAGCCTGCGCGCGGTGACCGAGGAGGGTCCTGGCGCCGTGGTACTGGCCGGCGGCGTCCTGGCCCACGACACGATCGTGCGGGAACTCGTCACCGCTGAGCTGGACGGCTGGACCGTCCTCACCGCCTCCGACCCGGTCCTCGGGGCGGTGAGGATAGCCAGGGAGGCCATCTCCTGAGGGAGCCCCCCACGGCCCCGATCACCGCGGCCAGGAGCACCGATGCCAGGGTGCCGGGAGCGGTCAGGTGCATCCGGAACGACTCCAGGGCGAACCTCACAAGCTCGCCGGGCATGCGCAGCAGCGCCCGCGACCCCACCGCCCCCTGGACGGCCGCCAGGGCCGCCGGGAGCACCCACAGCAGGCCCAGGGAGACGGCCGCCCCGATGACCCTGGCCGCGGCCCCGTCCCCCTTCGGCGGCGCGGCACGGCGGAGCTGTTCGGAACCGGCCCCGTCCCTGCGCGCCCCGCTCAACCCCCAGGCGATCGCCAGCCCGGCGAGGACCGGCGGAAGATAGCGCGCCGTGTACCAGAACACTGGCGCGACGGGCGACCACCCGGCGATCGGCCCCACGACATGGATGAATCCCCCGACCCATTCGCCGGCCGCCACCGTGGCAAGTGTCATGCCGACCACAGCACCCGGACGACGAGCCGCCCCGATCAGCACCAGGACGATCACGCCCGAGATGACACCGGCGACGATGACGGCCACCAGCGCCGCGACGTAGATCGAGGCCTCGGCGCCGGGGGACAGCCCGGAGACCACGACCTCCAGCGACTGGCCGGCGGCGACGGCGTCGACCCCCAGCACGCCGACCCCCGCCAGAATGATCGCCCGCCACGTCCCTGCACCACGACGCCGGGAAGAACGCCCCCGGACACGGGCCGCGATCCCTGCCAGCGCCCAGCCGCACACCAGCATGGCCCCGATGAGGACGGCCGCGTACTGGCTCAGGGGCAGCAGGGCCCGGGGCATCCGGTCGGGAGCCACGATGCGTCCCCACAGGTTCTGCAGCGGAAGCCGCATCCCGGTCACGATCCACGGCACCAGGCCGAGGATCGCGGCGAGCACTCCGGTCAGGATCAGCCGGGGCGCATTATCTCGCTCCAGAACCCGGAGATCCGGGTCGCCGTCGCCCGATCCCGGCGTCCAGGAGGAGAAATTGTCGTGCGACTCGGCCGCACTCATCTGGTCACCAGCTCGAAATCGATCTCGAAGGTGCGATGCCAGGGGAATCCGACGTCCTCCACCCGCCAGCCGGTGAATCCGAGGTCCCGCAGCCCCTCCTCCAGCATCCGGGACGCCATCGCCACGGCCCGAGCCTCCTGGCCGGGCCCGAAGAGGGTGCCGGTCGAGGCCAGACCCAGCTCCTCGCGCAGCACCCGGCGCCCCCGGGCCTGGTAGACGTCGTCCTCCAGAAGACGGTGCACCAGAAGCTTCTCCAACTGATGTGGCGAGCCCGATCCGAGTCGCTCCCCCACCGCGACCGCCACACCCACCCCGACAGCCGTGCCGAGGGTGTTCCCGGCGGTGTTCCACCCGGCATAACCGGCCAGCCGATCCAGCAGGCCACGGCGCCGCAGTGCGGCCACCAGCACTGGATCCGAGCCGTTGGCGTACCGGACGTCGGCGACCACCACCGGCTTCCCGAAGGCCATGGCGCGCGCCACCAGGTCCGCGGTGGCGGTGGCCGGTCCGGGGGCCTCGGGCGGGGCGTCCACCACGAGATCCAGCCCGTCGATGCCGGCCGGGTGCACCACCATCAGCACATCGAAGGGGTCTGCGGGCAACCCCCACCGCTGCCCGACGACAGGGACGGCCCCGGCGGCCTCGACCTGCCGGAGCACCGACTCGGTGAGCGGGGAGTTCTCGAAGGGGGGCACCCGCTCCATATCGTCGGGCAGGGCGCAGGCCACCGCGATCCGCACCGGGCCGGCCGTCACCCGACCGGCCCGCCCGGTGGCCGCCTCTTCGGAACCCGCCACCGGGGCCGACGCCATCCGGTTGAGCGCCCGCGCCACCAGGGTGCAGCCGACCTCGTCGGCCCCCGGGTACATCATCACCGTCCCGCTGGTAAGCAGCGCCCCGGCCCAGTGCCCCAGCCAGCGCTGCTCCAGGCTCCCGGCGGAGTATCGGGCGGTGTCGTCGGCGGTGATGAGCAGGGTGCTCAGCACCCCCTGCGAGGCCAGGTCCAGGGCCCGCAGATTGATGATGTGGTTGCGCAGCCGCCGGTGCTCGAAATCGAGCCGGATCTCGGCGGGCACCGCCTCCTCCAGGGCCTCCAGTTCACCGGACCCTTCCCGGTCGAGGGCGTCCTCGAAGCGCCTGTGCAGCAGGGCTCCGAGCCGGTGAAGCCGGCGCCCGTGCCGGCTCCAGTACTCCGGCTCCTCGCCGGCGTCATCGGAGTTGCTCGCCCGGGTCACCAGGCTCACCGCCTCCAGCGTCGTCGCCGGGTGCGACGCCACCACCTCGGCGAGCACCGACAACCGCCCCAGGCAGGCCTCAACGGCGTCCTCGCTGATCCGCGCCGCGATGAGCCCGCCGTGAACCAGGGTGTCGAGGCACACCCCGATGCTCCCCGCGCCCCGGTCGGCCTGGGAGCGCAGCCACCGGCCCAGTCCCTCGACGTCGCCGGCCCGGCGTCCGCGGGGCAGCAGCCCCGCCGGGGGCAGCGCGAGGTCGACGCCGGCCAGGGCCGCCACATCGCGCGGCAGGGTGGTGTTGACGGGCCGCTCGTCCAGGGGCAGCAGCGCGACGCCGGCGTTCACGACGTCTCCCCGCCGCGGCGGGGAGCGGCGGCCACCATCCGGGCCACGATGCGTTCGGGTGCGGTGACCGCGGAGCCGACGACGACGGCGTGAGCGCCTACGGCGAAGCAGGCGGCGACGTCCTCGGGGGTCCACAGGCCGCCCTCGGCGATCACCGGCGCCTCCAGGGCCCCGACGAGTTCGCCGATGAGGGCCAGCGGCGGGCGGGCGCCACCTTTCGTGTCGCCGGTGTAGCCGAACATGGTGGTGCCCACCATGTCGGCGCCGTCCCGGACCGCGGCCCTGGCCTCGTCCAGGGTGGCGATGTCGGCCATCACCAGGGCTCCGCGGGAGTGCACCGCGTCGGCGATCTCGGCGAAGGACTCGGCCGGCCGGGTGCCCGCGGTGTTCTGGACGGCCACGACGCTGCCACCGGCGTCGACCAGCGCCTCGGCGTCGGCGCGCAGCGGGGTGATGTAGTTGTCGGTGCCGAACTCGTAGTGCTTGGTGATCGCGATGATGGGCAGCCCCGGTTCGCGCGCACGCAGCTCGGCGACGGTCTCGGGCCCGGCGACCCGGGCCCCCACCGCCCCGCCGAGCACCCCGGTCTGAGCGAGCATCGCCAGAATCCGCGGGTCGTCGAGGGGGCTGCGCGGATCCATCACCTGGGAGGAGACGACGACGCCTCCCCGGATCTGTTCGAGGACCGAGCGGTCGGAGGTCATGTATTCCTCATTCCCTGCAGGTGACATCGGGGGAAAGTACTCCCAACACGCCGTCCCGGCGCCCTGGCGAGCTGAGGGACGACGTGTTGGGAGCAGCGACCCCCGCACCGTCGTTGCCGAAGATGCTGCGGGAGCGGCTGCCCCCGAGCTGATCACTTCATGGTGCCCTGCGACACCGAGCCCTGCAGCTGGCGCTGGAAGATGATGTAGACGATCAGCACCGGCAGGATCGTGACGACCACCGAGGCGAACAGGGCACCGTAGTCGACCTCGTAGTTCGTCCTGGCCGCGAAGGCCGCGAGCCCCTGGGAGAGCACGTAGTTGTCGGTGTTGGTGTTCAGGGCCACCGGGATGAGGTACTGATTCCACAGGCCGAGGAAGTTGAAGATCGCCACCGAGGCCAGGCCGGGCTTGGCCATCGGCAGCATCACCCGGAAGAAGGTGGTCCACTCGCCGGCTCCGTCGATCTGCGCGGCCTCATAGATCTCGTAGGGCAGCGTCTTGAAGAAGGCGTAGAGAAAGAACACCGTGAAGGGCAGAGCGAAGGCCACGTAGGTGATGATGAGACCTTGCATCGTGTTGAGCAGATGCATGTTCTTCAGGGTGAAGAACAGCGGCACCACGGCCAGGAAGATAGGGAATGTGTTGCCCGCCAGGAACAGCACGTAGATCAGCCGGTTGCCGTGGAACTTGAACCGCGCGAGCACATAGGCGCTCATCGCCCCGAACACCATGACGAGGATGAGGGCGCTGAAGACCACGAGGATGGTGTTGAGGAAGTAGTCGCCGATCCCGGCGGTGATCCAGGCGTTCTTGAAGTTCACCCACTGCGGGGTTTTCGGCAGCCCGAAGGGGGAGGAGAAGATCTCGCTGGTGGTCTTGAAGGAGGTGAGCAGGGTCCACAGCAGCGGCAGGACGACGATCGCCGCCCAGATGATCAGCAGGATGTGGGAGACCGTCGAGACGGCCCGGTCCCCCTTGGTGGCCTGGACGTGGTGGGTCTCGACCTCGTCGGCGCGCAGCGGTTCGGTCATCATCTGAGTACTCATGCCATCGTCACCGTGTCCTTGCCGCCGGTCAGTCGGTTCACGAGTGCGACGATCCCGGCGAAGATCATCGTCATGAGGGCGATGATGACGCCCATGGCACAGGCGATGCCGTACTGGCCCTTCTTGAATGCGGCGTCGTACAGCTGCTGGCTCATCACCAGGGTGGAGTTCGACGGGCCGCCGAAGGGGTTCAGCACGCTCATGTAGACGAAGGCGTCCAGGGATGCGATGCCCAGGTAGATCCAGGCCGTCTGGATGTTGTCGCGGATCAGCGGGACGGTGATCGTCACCGCCGTCTTGAACCGCCCGGCCCCGTCGATCCGCGCCGCCTCGAAGATCTCCGCCGGGATCGACTTGATCCCCGCGATGAACAGCAGCATGTAGAAGCCGACATAGGCCCAGATCATGATGAAGATCGAGATCGGCATGGCCGTCGACTTCTCACCCAGCCAGGCGAACTCGTTGGCACTGGAGAACCCGAGTCTGGTGAGGATACCGTTCACGGCGCCGTGCGAGGGATCGAAGATCTGGCCCCACATGAGGCCGATGACCACGGCCGGCACGCAGTACGGGAAGAAGGACGCCACCCGGTAGAAACCGGAATGGTTCAGGCCGCGGGTCTGGCCGAAACTCGACCCACCCACGGTGATGAGGGTGGCGAGGACCATGGCCACCAGGATCGTCACCACCGGAACCATGACGGCCAGGATGATGTTGTTCACCATGGCCTTGGAGAAGATGTCGTCGGTGAGGATTCTCGTGTAGTTCCTCAGCCCGACGAAATCGAAGGTCGCCGAGAATCCGCCCCAGTTGGTGAGCGAGTAGTAGAACGCCTGGATGAAGGGCGACAGGACGAAGATCACGAAGACGGCCAGCGGGAGGCCGAGGAACACGACGAAGAAGCTGACTCTGTCGAAACTCCAGTGGCGGCGGCGCTTGCGTGCTGGAGGAAGGGACTCCACGGGCTCGGGGGCACCCGAGAGAGTTCCGGCCTCCGTTATGGCGTTCATGGGGGCGGATGCAGTCATACCGACATCAATCTGTTGGAGGCGAGAGGGCGGGCCGCCCGCTTCCGGGCGGAGCCGGGCGGCCGGTAGAGTGTCACGGCCGGTCGGGGCCGTGGCTCACTTGACGGTGATCTTCTTGACCGAGGAGTCGTCGGCGATCTTGTCCGAGATCTCCTGCATGCCCTTGGTGAGTTCGGCCACCGAGGACTTGCCGGCCAGGAAGTCGTTCCACAGCACCAGGTGCTGGGTGTTCATGCCGTAGTAGTCGACGAACTTGATCGAGAAGACCTTGTCCCCGGCGGCGTCCAGCATCTTGGTGAGGGACACCAGGGCGGTGGATCCGAAGCCGTCGGCCGGGACGGTGTCCTTGACGACGGTCGGGGAAAGGATCGTCTTGGCGAAGTTGGTCGCGGCGTCCTTGGAGAGCATCGCCCGCATGAACTCCTTGCCGGCGCCCGCATTGACGGCCTTCTTCGGAAGGATGAAGGGCTCGCCGGGGGCGGCGTCCATCGCGTCGTAGCCCATCTTCGGGGAGTCGGTGAGGACGAACTCCGGACAGCCCGTCATCTTGAAGCCGGCCTTGGTCTGCTTCTTCATCTCGTTCTCGATCCAGGAGCCCGAGGGGTACATGATGGCCGACTGGTCATTGGACCACTGGGCCTGGGCCGCGGTGAACTGAGTGCCGGCGCCGCCGGGCTTCATGAAGCCGGCGTCGATGATCTTCTTGAGAGCGGTGAGGGTGTCCTGGACGGTCTTCTGCGACCAGGCCTTCTTCTCGAGGTTCTCGATGGCCAGGCGGACCTCGTCGCCGCCCTCCTTGTAGGCGGTGCCCAGGGTGAGGGTCCTGTAGTAGGAGGCGGCCTCCTTGCCCCAGCAGAACAGGTACTTGCCCTTCTTCTTGGCCTGCTCGCCGAGCTTGTAGGCGTCATCCCAGGTCTTCGGGACCGACCAGCCATTGGCCTCGAAGAGGGAGGCGGAGTACCAGACCGCCAGGGCGCTCATGACGTAGTTGAAGACGACGAACTTGTCGGAGTAGGTGCCACCCTCCTTGACGCCGGCGTAGAGGGTGTCGCTGATCTTCTTGCC harbors:
- a CDS encoding SAF domain-containing protein — encoded protein: MARDVARGEQLRSGDVGVVSISVAEGVSTLPASELDRLIGGHAKVDLPAGSLLGAGSVGALPITPGTARVGLRLPAGRVPTSPMPAGTRISVVEVAEKSETQASGTQRDAEKAPRSTDAVVVRAPVRAEDRASWLLDVEVNADQAPRLADLASRDRVAVIVRGP
- a CDS encoding GNAT family N-acetyltransferase encodes the protein MSQQVDVIPLVEEDLIWLWHWNVEVPDAAWKKWDGPYFGDVDSRDYYEFCADWRPRLQSGDRALVTVEGHRCGFVNRFEEPPAGGGWWELGVVIFDPELWGQGIGTRALSSWVRQTFRETDAHVLTMTTWSGNERMMRCATGLGFSECGRVPGARLWQGRRWDSVTMSLVRDPRL
- the murQ gene encoding N-acetylmuramic acid 6-phosphate etherase, with the translated sequence MTPTSRAPSQARLSWPTETRNERTLDIDQLDAEGVVTEILGEDARVAAAVQACTGQIARVVDLYVSALAASGTVHYVGAGTSGRLGVLDAVELLPTYGIRPDQVIGHMAGGEKAFVRAVEGAEDSEALGAAELAQAGPHDVVIGIAASGRTPYVAGALTEARRRGLPTALISTNPQAPLAGLADVAILPDTGPEAVTGSTRMKSGTAQKMVLNAISTAAMVRLGKTWSNLMVDVVATNEKLHHRMVRIVEQATGASPESAAEALTRSDGRVRVAIVALEAGVDVDRAAAALVDFPPDPRREGDPSGLRTAADAAAGGKYDAVTEIRGDLRGGRNR
- a CDS encoding N-acetylglucosamine kinase, which codes for MTVMGIDLGGTSTRSLLVDTTGRPLGRGQAGGANLRSAVGGVAAAARAVAEAASQAVESADGRRPEMIVVGASGAGAARHDEVAAAMSEALAPICPRIRVENDLATAFRSVSTSPDGYLLLSGTGAVAARFAGGAVAARADGLGWILGDVGSGLWIGWQGLRAAAAHLDGRGPSTVLSERLVRALEVEAVTGDPAQDLVRRVDDLVPARMAALAPLVLDAARADAVSLDEVSAGICREAASGLVTSLRAVTEEGPGAVVLAGGVLAHDTIVRELVTAELDGWTVLTASDPVLGAVRIAREAIS
- a CDS encoding DUF4127 family protein — encoded protein: MNAGVALLPLDERPVNTTLPRDVAALAGVDLALPPAGLLPRGRRAGDVEGLGRWLRSQADRGAGSIGVCLDTLVHGGLIAARISEDAVEACLGRLSVLAEVVASHPATTLEAVSLVTRASNSDDAGEEPEYWSRHGRRLHRLGALLHRRFEDALDREGSGELEALEEAVPAEIRLDFEHRRLRNHIINLRALDLASQGVLSTLLITADDTARYSAGSLEQRWLGHWAGALLTSGTVMMYPGADEVGCTLVARALNRMASAPVAGSEEAATGRAGRVTAGPVRIAVACALPDDMERVPPFENSPLTESVLRQVEAAGAVPVVGQRWGLPADPFDVLMVVHPAGIDGLDLVVDAPPEAPGPATATADLVARAMAFGKPVVVADVRYANGSDPVLVAALRRRGLLDRLAGYAGWNTAGNTLGTAVGVGVAVAVGERLGSGSPHQLEKLLVHRLLEDDVYQARGRRVLREELGLASTGTLFGPGQEARAVAMASRMLEEGLRDLGFTGWRVEDVGFPWHRTFEIDFELVTR
- a CDS encoding N-acetylmannosamine-6-phosphate 2-epimerase, with product MTSDRSVLEQIRGGVVVSSQVMDPRSPLDDPRILAMLAQTGVLGGAVGARVAGPETVAELRAREPGLPIIAITKHYEFGTDNYITPLRADAEALVDAGGSVVAVQNTAGTRPAESFAEIADAVHSRGALVMADIATLDEARAAVRDGADMVGTTMFGYTGDTKGGARPPLALIGELVGALEAPVIAEGGLWTPEDVAACFAVGAHAVVVGSAVTAPERIVARMVAAAPRRGGETS
- a CDS encoding carbohydrate ABC transporter permease, translated to MSTQMMTEPLRADEVETHHVQATKGDRAVSTVSHILLIIWAAIVVLPLLWTLLTSFKTTSEIFSSPFGLPKTPQWVNFKNAWITAGIGDYFLNTILVVFSALILVMVFGAMSAYVLARFKFHGNRLIYVLFLAGNTFPIFLAVVPLFFTLKNMHLLNTMQGLIITYVAFALPFTVFFLYAFFKTLPYEIYEAAQIDGAGEWTTFFRVMLPMAKPGLASVAIFNFLGLWNQYLIPVALNTNTDNYVLSQGLAAFAARTNYEVDYGALFASVVVTILPVLIVYIIFQRQLQGSVSQGTMK
- a CDS encoding carbohydrate ABC transporter permease, with protein sequence MTASAPMNAITEAGTLSGAPEPVESLPPARKRRRHWSFDRVSFFVVFLGLPLAVFVIFVLSPFIQAFYYSLTNWGGFSATFDFVGLRNYTRILTDDIFSKAMVNNIILAVMVPVVTILVAMVLATLITVGGSSFGQTRGLNHSGFYRVASFFPYCVPAVVIGLMWGQIFDPSHGAVNGILTRLGFSSANEFAWLGEKSTAMPISIFIMIWAYVGFYMLLFIAGIKSIPAEIFEAARIDGAGRFKTAVTITVPLIRDNIQTAWIYLGIASLDAFVYMSVLNPFGGPSNSTLVMSQQLYDAAFKKGQYGIACAMGVIIALMTMIFAGIVALVNRLTGGKDTVTMA
- the ngcE gene encoding N-acetylglucosamine/diacetylchitobiose ABC transporter substrate-binding protein, encoding MTQSTFNRRGFLKGAAAAAAVVPLASCAAGGGGGDSDTGSTAKAGAKSDANPFGIKEDGKLDAVIFNGGYGIAYCEFAAQQMKKKYPKLTTSVKASNNISQELQPRFVGGNPPDVIDNSGANSIGIASIVDQLDTVDDILEAKNYEGKKISDTLYAGVKEGGTYSDKFVVFNYVMSALAVWYSASLFEANGWSVPKTWDDAYKLGEQAKKKGKYLFCWGKEAASYYRTLTLGTAYKEGGDEVRLAIENLEKKAWSQKTVQDTLTALKKIIDAGFMKPGGAGTQFTAAQAQWSNDQSAIMYPSGSWIENEMKKQTKAGFKMTGCPEFVLTDSPKMGYDAMDAAPGEPFILPKKAVNAGAGKEFMRAMLSKDAATNFAKTILSPTVVKDTVPADGFGSTALVSLTKMLDAAGDKVFSIKFVDYYGMNTQHLVLWNDFLAGKSSVAELTKGMQEISDKIADDSSVKKITVK